CAGACTTTGGTGAATCAGGTCTGAGAAGGCCATGGGGCCATTACAACGGTAATCAGACAATTTGTGACCTGTAAATAAAATCCTGTGTCATGCGTTTATTATGCTGCCGTGGTTTCGGGGCAGCACACAGGTGGCTCGCATTACAGTGCTGGTTCACACCAGCGGAACCTAGCTGCTGGAAACACACACCAAATCCACTTAACTGACACCCAACACATCAAATATTTACTTTTAATGACTAGAAAAAAACAGGGAGCCCAGACCAATACACAACTCAAGAGGCCCTGATCAAATGAGACACTCAAATGTGGGTCAAGCAAAAACCAGTGTTTGAGAAAAGAATCATACCAGATTTTCAAAATTATCTGCAATATACATAGACTACTGTGATTTGTTGTGTAGTGCAATAGAAGTCTTGTAATCGTGTTGAAATcctgtataaatatatatttttagaatGGTAAGAATTTTCAGGaaatattttcatttaaatttctGACCTTTCTTCCTTTGTAATAAACTATTTAAACACAACTCTGATGTCAGTCCACTAAATTAAAGGATGAAATATTTAAACACAACTCTGATGACATTCCACTAAATTAAAGAATGAAATATTTAGACACAACTCTGATGTCATTCCCCTAAATTAAATAATTAACTATTTAGACACAAGTCTGATGTCATTCCACTAAAAGGATGTAATTCAGTATTCTGTAActgtatttattgatttgttaacAGAGCCAAATAAAGCTGCCCTGTAGGAAGGAATATCAGTGAGACAGAAAGATGATATGCTGTTTATCTGTGCGGGGAGGTTCTGTGAGAGGGGCTGGGTCTGTGAGGATGACCaataaagataaagataaagCCCCAAATACAGAGAGATCACTCAGATTGCATGTGCTGATTAGCCCCTGGCTCTCTGCTCCACCACAGCTGCCCACACTCTCAGCCACACAGGTCCAGGAGCTTAAGCTGGACTTGGTGCTGCAGTGTCCGTCAGACAGGTTGATTGCCACAGAGCGGCTGCACGGTTCTTCCTCTGCCTGACGGTGCTACATCTGGAGTGAGATACACCAGCATGACCTCATTTCACCATGACTGGAACACTGACCACAAACTTGAAGCCAAAGGAAACCAGCATTTCACCAGCATTTCAGTCTTTTATTATTTCTGAGTGGAATTTGTGGAGGAAGGCAAGACAATAAAAGTAAACCTGGTCGCCATATCTTTCTGGAAGAGGACGCTTCTCTGTCACTGGGGGTGAACACCACACAACAAAGGAAGTGTGAGATAAGATATCAGTGTTTGAGGAAAAGCCAAAAGAGACAGACGCACTCAGCACACAAACAGAGGAAAGGGGGTGGGGGTACACTCCTGTCCTGTGTCCTCCTGGGTGTGACATGATAAGACAGAAGTCAAGGTCTGTGAGAATTTAGATCACTAGTGACACTGGAATGACAAAGAGAGACCGATAGAGAAACGCACTCTATTAAAAATGCCTATCCATATACTTTGGGTTACAGAAAACTGGAGAAGAGAAATCAGGTAGTTGTGGGGTTTTTTAATGGTTTTTTACCCCAAAAGACTGGCTAAACGATGTTATTCGCACATTCCTACAGACTATCTGTTGCATTAATCAAATCTGGGCTGGCTGTATTGGATTAGCCCCATTGGCTGCACTGGGTTAATTCCACTGTGTTGATTTAATCCTGCTGTTAAATTGAATCCCAGTTGAGTTATTTGCAACTCCAACAAGCTGGTTGCAATTTGAGTAAGAGAAAGAGTGTAACAGGTGTAAAGTTATACTCCCAGGGTATCGTGATACTCCCAGGGGTGTCTCTGTACTCCAAAGGTGTCAGTACTCTCAGGGTATCTACATGGACAGAGTGTTCAGAGTTGGCACACCAGagacacatctgcacacacacacacacacacacacacacacacacacacacgtgcatacacacacacatgcaaacacacatgtacatgtgcacacgtgcacgcacacacacacacacacacacacacacacacacacacacacacacacacacacacacacacacacactcacacacacacacacacacacacacacacacacacacacacacactcatatttcAGTTAGGATAAACCCTCCTGGCAGCAATCCTCATGCCCCCTGAACAAATTTATACAGAAGTGTAATCAACaatcacgctctctctctctctctctctctctctctctctctctctctctctctctctctctcctctctgttcctttTCCCATGTATGTCGGTCATCTATGAGAACAGGAGAAATGAATGACCATCTCCcaccaaatatacacacacaaactcacatgcatacacacaatcacagtCCCATGGAAAATACTATAATTTCAACTTAAACATGTATTTACAAACAGTATCACACTGAGATTAACTTAAACACAGAGAAAGGAGGGTCAGTGAgagagggtgggtgggtgagactTGGAGTGAAGAGTAAGGGTGAGACAGGGAGTgtggagacacagggagggtgAGACATTTCAGAGGGGAGTATTTTTGCGGGTGGTGGTTGTGTTACCAGCCAGTCTTGAACAGAGAGAAGGAAGGTAAGCAAGCTCCCCTATGGGCCCCTGAACTACGGATTAATCTAAAGGAAAGCACGTCAGAATTCAAATAAAAGAGTAGACCAAGCAAGATGTGGTTTGTTCTGACAGAATGACGTGAGACCGTGTTTTACTGATGTAAGACGGTTAAGAATTGTGTTCTGTTTGGATTTGTCGTGGATGTATAGCCTTAGAAGGGTACGGGATAATTTCGTGTTGAGCGATTACTCGCCCGCCTGCGCAACGGTTTCGCCTTCCTCCTCTCGTGCGTCCTACCCAGCAGAATGTTCCGATTGCCACAGTCCTCAGCGCGCGAGTACCATGTGGAGATGGACAGTGAGTAACGGGGTGTCCGCGTGCTGGTGGGTGTGCATCCTATCTGCGCTGTCGGTTGTGCTCGTCAGCGCGCCGACAGTCACCTGCATCAGCGCATGCAACGCGCTCAGGGACACCAATTTCTCAATATCCGCACCGGCCGCTTCTGTTCGGCACGTGCGCAGCTACAACCACCTCCAGGGAGACGTGCGGCGGCGGAAACTATATTCCTATCAGAAGTTTTTCCTGAGGATCGACAAAACCGGGAAAGTTAACGGCACGAAGAGCAAAGATGATCCGTACAGTAAGTAAACTCGACATTATTAAGTCGTTATTACTGACACTGCGAAATGATCGGGGAGCGTTTAGAAtgtaaactaaactaaaaactGCAACACGTTTTCAGGTTTTGTACTGAACGTGGACCACCTTGTTGGGCAAATTATTTATCATTATAAACCAGGTGCAGCACTGTAAAAACACGACTGTAATGTATGAAGCCTACATCCAGATAGACCAAATGTCTGAGAATAATTAGCCCACACATTTCCTCTGGAGTGTTCCCCACGCGCGCATCATTGGGATGAAACAGAAACAAGAAGAAGCCCACTCTCGCGCACACACCCCGACACGTGCCTGGATGAACTGAGGTTTGCAGTTCATACTGACagcagaggttgtgtgtgtgtgtgtgtgtgtgtgtgtgtgtgtctagtatATCTAATGATGAAGCCTGATGAGTCTTTATCATTACTCATATGGTGCCCATGTGTAGATAAGAGCCTTCCTGTTTTcttggtcagtgtgtgtgtgtttgtgttttaagcTGCACATGTCAGTTTGCCATCTCAGTGAATTATCTTCACAGGAAGTATTTTTGCTGCTGCACGAtatatttgtgtgcgtgtgtgtgtgtgtgtgtgtgtaagtgtatgtgcacatgtatgtttgtgagtgtgtgcatgtgtgtttgtggttgtgtgtgtgtgcatgtgtgtacatatatgtgTACATGTGGGAGCATGTGTGTTAAGCTAGTATCAGCTCTGTAATCACGTTAACGTATGAAAGGTATTCTTTTAGGACCCAGTATTTCAGCGTGTCTCTCTactgcagaaacacacagctGCAGACTAGAGCATTGGTTCTCATGACTGCACAGGGCACATCGAACCTGACCGGTCAGTCCAGCACCATTAGACCATTATCCTCACTTACTCCTTCATGCTGTGACTCGACACTCCAACCTTCCTATAAAAGATGAGTTTCATCCCCCATTGAACACTGGAGGAGCTTGTGTTAAGGCAACCTGCACTGAAAAAAAGAGACTAGCCATGTCTTGGATTTATGTAAGCATTTTGAGTGTATCTAACACAACTGCCTCATGTTTTAAACAGACATGTAATTTTATTGTGTAAAAACTAcacaagacacagagagagtaaGTGGCTGCTGAAGCAAAACAAATGTGTGCAACCAATGTCCACTATTGAATTGAGTAAATCCAACAAATTCTTTTTTTCAGTATGGTGTTACGACATATAcaccacaggtgtataaaattaatcacatagacatgcagactgtttttacaaatctttgtgaaagaatgggtcactctcaggagctcagtgaattcctgcgaggaactgtgataggatgcacctgtacaacaaatccagtcttgaaatttcctcgctcctaaatattccacagtcaactgtcagctgaaTTATAAGAAAATAGAAGTGTTTGGGAAGGACAGCAACTcggccatgaagtggtaggccatgtaaactgatggagcaggatcagtggatgctgaagtgcatagtgtgaagaggttgccaactttctgcatagtcagtcactacagacatccagaTTTCCTGTGGCCTTCAGATCAGCTCAATAACATCTCTattgggtttccatggtcgaccagctgcatccaagccatacatcaccaagcgCAACGCCAAgtgttggatgcagtggtgtaaagcacaccgccactggacTAGAGTAGTGGAGGAGCATTCTTTGGAGTaacgaatcacgcttctccatctggcaatctggtggatgagtctgggtttggcggttgctaggagaatggtacttgtctcactgcattgtgccaaatgtaaagtttggtggaggggggtttatggtgtggggttgtttttcaggagctgggcttggccccttagttccagtgaaaggaactctgaatgcttcagcataccaagacattttggacaattccatgctcccaactttgtgggaacagtttggagctggccccttcctcttccaacatgactgtgcaccagtgcacaaagcaaggtccataaagacatggatggcatgTCTGGTGTGGATTAatttgactggcctgcacagtcctgacctcaacctgatagaacacctttgggatgaattagaacGGAGACAGAGAGCCTGACCTTCTCgcccaacatcagtatgtgacctgaCAAATGTGCTTCGGGAAGAATGGTCAAGAATCCATTTAAACACTCCTAAACcgtgtggacagccttcccagaagagttgaagctgttctagctgcaaagagTGGACCACCGTCATACTGCACCCTATGGATTAGAAATGGGATTTCACttgagctcatatgtgagtcaaggaaggtgagcgaatacttttggcaatatagtataGTGTGTGTTACGGTGGACTGATGTTATGGCagagagtggggtgtgtgtgttatggtgaGCTAGTGTTACACAGAGAGTGGAGTTTATGTTATGTTGAGCTGTTGCCATCTTTGCTGTTACGCAAAGCAGAGTGGAGCCTGTatgtggaggagggtggtgggGTCAGTGGTGTTACAGAAGATAGTACAGGTTGTGCGGGCTGCCATCTACAGTAGCTCAGCACCATGCAACTCCAAAGCACCTCAGAAAGAGATGATGTCATGTGCTTGAAGCTCCAAAAGAGATGATGTCATGTGTTTGAAAGGGATACTGAGGTTGGAAGAGTAGCGGTGGGTCCACCGGGGGTGTTGCATCACATGGGCTTTCACTGGGGCGACACTTTGAACTCACACTGCAGCAGGTTTGGGGCGTCAGACCCTGGAGGGTCGCGTCAACTTGCCTCACTTTAACACCTCCAACACACCTGGTCTCACTTACACAATCCATAGAGGAGCTCTAACAGGTGTGTTAGACACTAAGCCACACAGCACTGAGGGACATGCGTTTGAGGACACTGCTACACTCTCAACGGTGGTCTGACTGACTCAGGCTGCATCCAAGCACAAGCTCTGTTCAGAGTTCTGCAGGCTTCCCACTGAGAGTGGAATCTGTAAAAATTCAAACAAGCTGGCCTTCTTAGATATATAGTTCTTTCTTTGGGAACTGAGTACTTCTGGTTATTTATGAAGGAAAAGTGTCCTCTCGGGGGGCCCACACCAAAGCCTCACTGCTGGGGGGGGAGGCACTCCCAGGCCAAGGCCACACCCAGGCTTCAGCACTGGGGCTCCAAAGATGGGGCTAAAGAGATGTGTGGGTGTCTGGTGTGGGGTGTTTGGAGAGGATGGTTTAAGTGTGGGGTGCGAGTCTAACCATTGTAATGGTGCATTTGTTTTTAGGGTCGATAAAGTGCAGTGTGGTTAGACTACAGGACGTTTTGGGGTTAGACTACAGGACGTGATGAGGTTAGTGTACAGGCTGCAGTGGGGTTAGTGTACAGGTTGTAGAGGGGTTAATGTACAGGTTGCACTGGGGTTAGTGTGCCGGTTGTAGTGGGATTAGTATTCAGGTTGTAGTGGGGTTAGTATACAGGTTGTAAAGGAGTTAGTATACAGGCTGTAG
The genomic region above belongs to Brachyhypopomus gauderio isolate BG-103 chromosome 3, BGAUD_0.2, whole genome shotgun sequence and contains:
- the fgf10b gene encoding fibroblast growth factor 10b, with protein sequence MYSLRRVRDNFVLSDYSPACATVSPSSSRASYPAECSDCHSPQRASTMWRWTVSNGVSACWWVCILSALSVVLVSAPTVTCISACNALRDTNFSISAPAASVRHVRSYNHLQGDVRRRKLYSYQKFFLRIDKTGKVNGTKSKDDPYSVMEITSVDVGVVAIRGLNSNCYLAISKKGQVYGERHYGVNCRLKERIEENGYNTYASAQWRNRRRHMFVGLSASGRALRARKTHRKDTATHFLPILV